From Leifsonia sp. fls2-241-R2A-40a, one genomic window encodes:
- a CDS encoding GNAT family N-acetyltransferase: MLEEEYQERRVLPRHLRKPPPSEAPFEYALREARPEDLPHIREIYNHYVANSTVTFDEDAMTLREWKSKFAYLKKLGMPFIVAESPNGQILGYALVQPWKQKRAYRFTVENSIYLGAASTGKGLGPVLMQELIDRSKAAGLKEIIAVIADKGAEASIRMHENFGFTEIGRMGRVGYKFDRWLGTVLMQKSLK; encoded by the coding sequence GTGCTGGAAGAGGAATACCAGGAGCGCCGAGTGCTCCCGCGCCACCTGCGCAAGCCGCCGCCGTCGGAGGCGCCGTTCGAGTACGCCCTCCGCGAGGCGCGCCCGGAGGATCTCCCGCACATCCGCGAGATCTACAACCACTACGTGGCCAACAGCACCGTCACCTTCGATGAGGATGCGATGACGCTGCGCGAGTGGAAGAGCAAGTTCGCCTACCTGAAGAAGCTCGGGATGCCGTTCATCGTCGCCGAGTCGCCGAACGGGCAGATCCTCGGCTATGCGCTGGTGCAGCCGTGGAAGCAGAAGCGCGCGTACCGCTTCACGGTCGAGAACTCGATCTACCTGGGGGCCGCCTCCACGGGCAAGGGTCTCGGACCGGTCCTGATGCAGGAGCTGATCGACCGTTCGAAGGCCGCCGGCCTCAAGGAGATCATCGCGGTCATCGCCGACAAGGGCGCAGAGGCGTCGATCCGGATGCACGAGAACTTCGGCTTCACGGAGATCGGCCGGATGGGTCGCGTCGGCTACAAGTTCGACCGCTGGCTCGGCACCGTGCTCATGCAGAAGTCGCTGAAGTAA
- a CDS encoding multidrug efflux SMR transporter translates to MLGYLFLGVAIATEVVATTFLKFTSGDNPKWWAFVIVVVGYFASFFALSLALGRGVPLGIAYAIWSAVGVAAIAIISWVFFKESLTWVQLAGLVLVIGGVGLLELGARHPA, encoded by the coding sequence GTGCTGGGCTATCTCTTCCTCGGGGTCGCGATCGCGACCGAGGTCGTCGCGACGACGTTCCTCAAGTTCACCTCCGGCGACAACCCCAAGTGGTGGGCGTTCGTCATCGTCGTCGTCGGCTACTTCGCGTCGTTCTTCGCGCTGTCGCTCGCCCTCGGGCGCGGCGTCCCGCTCGGGATCGCCTACGCGATCTGGTCGGCCGTCGGCGTCGCCGCGATCGCGATCATCTCGTGGGTGTTCTTCAAGGAGTCGCTCACCTGGGTGCAGCTCGCCGGCCTCGTGCTGGTGATCGGCGGCGTCGGGCTGCTGGAGCTCGGCGCCCGGCACCCCGCCTAA
- a CDS encoding DUF2781 domain-containing protein, translating to MTTVTPGTGQVASAAAATPVNLPLRKRPVDIFFIVMFSLFIVTCIISDAIPTLGIPQTATTTNILAQWNYTYSSQYDPLYMQEPLWLRFITGTSAFVYLPFYVLLVICLVKGFNWIQLFAVIYATMIISLTAIPIFGVEFFGPVGQRTPNPVVFLLYNGPYVLVPLLLLIRMRKPLPFTRRF from the coding sequence GTGACCACCGTGACCCCCGGAACCGGCCAGGTCGCCTCCGCCGCTGCGGCGACGCCGGTGAACCTGCCGTTGCGCAAACGTCCCGTCGACATCTTCTTCATCGTGATGTTCTCGCTGTTCATCGTGACGTGCATCATCAGCGACGCCATCCCGACGCTCGGGATCCCGCAGACCGCGACGACGACGAACATCCTGGCCCAGTGGAACTACACGTACTCGTCCCAGTACGACCCGCTGTACATGCAGGAACCGCTGTGGCTGCGGTTCATCACCGGCACGAGCGCGTTCGTCTACCTGCCGTTCTACGTGCTGCTGGTGATCTGCCTGGTGAAGGGCTTCAACTGGATCCAGCTGTTCGCCGTCATCTACGCGACCATGATCATCAGCCTGACGGCCATCCCGATCTTCGGCGTGGAGTTCTTCGGGCCCGTCGGCCAGCGCACGCCGAACCCGGTCGTGTTCCTGCTGTACAACGGGCCGTACGTGCTCGTCCCGCTGCTGCTGCTCATCCGGATGCGCAAGCCGCTGCCCTTCACGAGGAGGTTCTGA
- a CDS encoding uracil-DNA glycosylase, whose translation MPKSLAELAADGSMDPGWAAALEPVAGDIAAMGEFLRAEVAAGRSYLPAGDVVLRAFSAPLADVRVLIVGQDPYPTPGHPIGLSFAVERHVRPVPRSLQNIYRELRDDLGVTPPTHGDLSAWSGHGVMLLNRVLTVRPGEPASHRGKGWEAVTEHAIRSLVARGRPFVSILWGRDASTLKPLLEGNPFIESAHPSPLSASRGFFGSKPFSRANALLEQAGEKPVDWTLEP comes from the coding sequence GTGCCGAAGTCGCTCGCCGAACTGGCTGCCGACGGGTCGATGGACCCGGGCTGGGCCGCCGCCCTCGAGCCCGTCGCCGGCGACATCGCCGCCATGGGCGAGTTCCTTCGCGCAGAGGTCGCGGCGGGCCGCTCGTATCTTCCCGCGGGGGATGTCGTGCTGCGGGCGTTCAGCGCCCCGCTCGCGGATGTGCGCGTGCTGATCGTCGGGCAGGATCCGTATCCCACCCCAGGGCATCCCATCGGACTCTCGTTCGCCGTTGAGCGCCACGTGCGCCCGGTGCCCCGCAGCCTGCAGAACATCTACCGCGAGCTGCGCGACGACCTCGGCGTCACCCCGCCCACGCACGGCGACCTGAGTGCGTGGTCCGGTCACGGCGTCATGCTGCTCAACCGCGTCCTCACGGTCCGGCCCGGGGAGCCGGCCTCGCACCGCGGGAAAGGATGGGAGGCGGTGACCGAGCATGCCATCCGCTCGCTCGTCGCGCGTGGCCGTCCGTTCGTGTCGATCCTGTGGGGAAGGGACGCCTCGACGCTGAAGCCGCTCCTGGAGGGGAACCCCTTCATCGAGTCGGCGCATCCCAGCCCGTTGTCGGCCTCGCGCGGGTTCTTCGGGTCGAAGCCCTTCTCCCGGGCCAACGCCCTGCTGGAGCAGGCCGGCGAGAAACCCGTGGACTGGACGCTCGAACCGTAA